In Ovis aries strain OAR_USU_Benz2616 breed Rambouillet chromosome 13, ARS-UI_Ramb_v3.0, whole genome shotgun sequence, the following are encoded in one genomic region:
- the ASXL1 gene encoding polycomb group protein ASXL1 isoform X7, with translation MLPRVVLTPLKVNGAHVESASGFSGRHADGESGSPSSSSGGSPALGSAAIRGQAELARDPAPLLRGFRKPATGQMKRNRGEEIDFETPGSILVNTNLRALINSRTFHALPSHFQQQLLFLLPEVDRQVGTDGLLRLSSSALNNEFFTHAAQSWRERLADGEFTHEMQVRIRQEMEKEKKVEQWKEKFFEDYYGQKLGLTKEESLQQNVGQEEAEIKSDLRVSESTRPQRGPATRQRDGHFKKRSRPDLRTRARRNLYKRQEPEQAEIAKDTQSVALDIPLHKDGEAKTDATGVGSPHPPGTSSAASNPESPEFPAETVSSRLQPSPNDPACVSASPDRIPSLLQETVDQEPKDQKRKSFEQATSASFPEKKPRLEDRQSFRNTIESVHPEKPQPTKEEPKVPPIRIQLSRIKPPWVVKGQPTYQICPRIVPITESSCRGWTGARTLADIKARALQVRGARGHHCHREAATTAIGGGGGPGGGGGGATDEGGGRGGGSGDGGEACGHPEPRGAPSAPGERASDLQRTQLLPPCPLSGDHAQAETAVSRARREDLASLGKGKSCPLQKVLDGPNSGLEDAFQLPVVPTRDPPCQALPPLPSRIPEPERLVEQLVLHPEGRTECGSGTTAWERGDEEPAPTIPSENSPVRALERPIGLEEGTGQAPDSSSNPTMKDLVNVTPSSIPESSLASCLQDRLFDDESELDDSGPPTRESASRQENLKTEAPVSPGAAPWRPGLSNDEAAGQPEPDSREEVPSAKSQVREKWEKAAPLIPASPAGLTAEEGLDPPVCLASLWTVPSGCVDSGGSDCKQLDGDKPRVNGDLEALSPHSESTDTASDCEGHLSEDSSEAEPSAALGLKRSLVAEQGEKHNQNRCASLSKVNGNLSLVPRTDGMVAPQSWVSRVCAVPPKIPDSLLLASPEYQPRPVSLGRPTSSVEAANPLVMQLLQGHLPLKKVLPPAHGGSKPEPPRLPLTAEQSPGGSLGVGSLQDPGENRCGVGKSSPESLLPESCEASTGFARLEASQAPGAPLKMSKNAPSLDSLYPVTNPVAASGKAEVDFKEQLPPFSFEDQKEARDLSQCSISTAAPGVSLGNLTTSRAPLFSSPNAVSSGPDQAGRALGDQNSAGGQGKKLFGSKNTAAALQCPRLVEPTPLPADAPHAFPNRKSGPGKTSLSGGVQTAREDWVPKPPPASVGSIKSEKTLGGGPLKADAENRKAVGPGPRDLVDHLQGMPFVLDLPFWKLPREPGKGLSQPLEPSSIPSQLNIKQAFYGKLSKLQLSSTSFNYSSGSPPFPKGLAGSVVQLSHKANFGASHSASLSLQMFTDSSTVESISLQCACSLKAMIMCQGCGAFCHDDCIGPSKLCVLCLVVR, from the exons ATGCTGCCTCGAGTTGTCCTGACTCCTCTGAAGGTAAACGGGGCCCACGTGGAATCAGCATCAG GGTTCTCGGGCCGCCACGCCGATGGCGAGAGCGGCAGCCCGTCCAGCAGCAGCGGCGGCTCTCCGGCCCTGGGCAGCGCTGCTATCCGTGGCCAGGCCGAGCTCGCCCGGGACCCTGCCCCGCTCCTAAGAGGCTTCCGGAAGCCGGCCACAG GTCAAATGAAGCGCAACAGAGGGGAAGAGATAGATTTTGAGACGCCTGGGTCCATTCTTGTCAACACCAACCTCCGGGCCCTGATCAACTCGCGGACCTTCCATGCCCTGCCGTCCCACTTCCAGCAGCAGCTCCTGTTCCTCCTGCCCGAAGTAGACAGACAG GTGGGGACTGATGGCCTGTTACGTCTCAGCAGTAGTGCGCTGAACAATGAGTTTTTCACCCACGCAGCTCAGAGCTGGCGGGAACGCCTGGCTGATG GTGAATTCACTCATGAGATGCAGGTCAGGATACgacaagaaatggagaaggaaaagaaagtggaacaatggaaagaaaagtTTTTCGAAGACTACTATGGACAGAA GTTGGGTTTAACCAAAGAAGAGTCATTGCAGCAGAATGTGGGCCAGGAGGAGGCTGAAATCAAGAGTGACCTGCGTGTCTCAGAATCAACACGACCACAGCGTGGCCCAGCCACCCGGCAGCGAGATGGGCATTTCAAGAAACGCTCTCGGCCAGATCTTCGAACCAGAGCCCGAAGGAATCTGTACAAAAGACAGGAGCCAGAACAAGCAGAGATCGCTAAAGACACACAGTCCGTGGCACTAGACATCCCCCTCCACAAGGACGGGGAGGCTAAGACCGACGCAACAGGGGTGGGCAGCCCCCACCCACCTGGCACGTCCTCCGCAGCATCCAACCCAGAGAGTCCCGAATTCCCAGCGGAAACTGTGTCCTCCCGGCTCCAGCCCAGTCCCAATGACCCAGCATGTGTCTCTGCGTCTCCAGACAGAATTCCCAGCTTGCTGCAGGAGACCGTGGATCAGGAACCCAAGGATCAGAAGAGGAAATCCTTTGAGCAGGCGACCTCTGCCTCCTTTCCCGAAAAGAAGCCCCGGCTTGAAGATCGTCAGTCCTTTCGTAACACAATTGAAAGTGTTCACCCCGAAAAGCCACAGCCCACCAAAGAGGAGCCCAAAGTCCCGCCCATCCGG ATTCAACTTTCACGTATCAAACCACCCTGGGTGGTTAAAGGTCAGCCCACTTACCAGATATGTCCCCGCATCGTCCCCATCACGGAGTCCTCCTGCCGGGGCTGGACTGGTGCCAGGACCCTTGCAGACAttaaagcccgtgctctgcaggtCCGAGGGGCGAGAGGCCACCACTGCCATCGAGAGGCGGCCACCACTGCCATCGGAGGTGGGGGTGGCCCGGGTGGAGGTGGCGGCGGGGCCACCGATGAGGGAGGTGGCAGAGGCGGCggcagtggtgatggtggtgaggcCTGTGGCCACCCTGAGCCCCGGGGAGCCCCGAGTGCCCCTGGAGAGCGTGCGTCAGATCTACAGCGAACACAACTACTGCCGCCTTGTCCTCTAAGTGGGGATCATGCCCAGGCCGAAACTGCCGTGTCCAGAGCCAGGAGAGAGGACCTGGCTTCTCTCGGAAAGGGGAAGAGCTGCCCACTGCAGAAGGTCCTAGATGGCCCCAACAGCGGGCTGGAAGATGCCTTCCAACTCCCCGTTGTACCCACTCGGGACCCGCCATGCCAGGCTTTGCCCCCACTGCCCTCTAGAATCCCAGAACCTGAGAGGTTAGTTGAGCAGCTTGTGTTGCATCCAGAAGGTAGAACTGAATGCGGGTCTGGTACCACTGCCTGGGAAAGGGGTGATGAGGAGCCAGCACCTACGATCCCCTCAGAGAACAGTCCTGTTCGGGCTCTGGAGAGGCCTATTGGATTAGAAGAAGGAACTGGCCAGGCTCCAGACAGCAGCAGTAATCCCACCATGAAGGATCTTGTGAACGTGACCCCCAGTTCCATCCCCGAATCATCCTTGGCCAGTTGCCTGCAAGACAGACTATTTGATGATGAATCAGAACTTGATGACTCTGGCCCACCCACAAGAGAAAGTGCTTCTAGACAGGAAAACTTGAAAACTGAGGCTCCTGTCTCCCCTGGTGCTGCTCCTTGGAGGCCTGGCCTGTCAAATGACGAGGCAGCAGGACAACCTGAGCCCGACTCCAGAGAAGAGGTCCCATCCGCTAAGTCCCAGGTCAGAGAGAAGTGGGAGAAAGCGGCCCCCCTCATCCCGGCATCGCCTGCGGGCTTGACAGCGGAGGAGGGTCTGGATCCGCCCGTCTGCTTGGCTTCACTCTGGACAGTGCCCTCTGGCTGTGTTGACAGTGGCGGCAGCGACTGCAAACAGCTGGACGGTGACAAGCCCAGAGTCAATGGAGACTTGGAAGCCCTGAGTCCTCACAGCGAGTCCACAGACACCGCCTCTGACTGTGAGGGCCACCTCTCCGAGGACAGCAGTGAGGCCGAGcctagtgcagccttggggctgAAGAGGTCCTTGGTGGCAGAGCAGGGTGAGAAACACAACCAGAACCGCTGTGCCTCGCTCTCCAAGGTGAATGGCAACCTGAGTCTGGTCCCCAGGACAGATGGGATGGTTGCTCCTCAGAGCTGGGTGTCTCGAGTATGTGCAGTTCCCCCAAAGATCCCGGACTCCCTGCTGCTGGCCAGTCCCGAGTACCAGCCGAGACCCGTGTCCCTGGGCAGGCCCACGTCCTCTGTGGAGGCTGCTAACCCCCTTGTGATGCAGTTGCTGCAGGGCCACTTGCCCCTCAAGAAGGTTCTCCCTCCAGCCCACGGCGGCAGCAAACCCGAGCCCCCACGACTCCCACTTACAGCAGAGCAGAGCCCTGGTGGCTCCCTGGGGGTGGGATCATTGCAGGATCCTGGGGAGAACAGGTGCGGAGTTGGCAAGAGCAGTCCAGAGTCTCTGCTACCTGAGAGCTGTGAAGCAAGTACCGGCTTTGCCCGGCTggaggccagccaggctcctgggGCACCTCTAAAGATGTCCAAGAACGCCCCAAGTTTAGACTCTCTATATCCAGTGACCAATCCAGTGGCTGCCTCTGGAAAAGCAGAAGTGGATTTCAAAGAGCAGTTACCTCCCTTCAGCTTTGAAGATCAGAAGGAAGCCCGTGACCTGTCCCAGTGCAGTATTTCAACTGCTGCCCCAGGTGTGAGTCTGGGAAATCTCACTACCTCGAGAGCCCCTCTTTTCTCATCTCCAAATGCGGTCTCCTCGGGTCCTGATCAGGCAGGTCGGGCCCTGGGGGATCAGAACAGTGCAGGAGGCCAAGGGAAGAAGCTCTTTGGCTCTAAGAACACAGCTGCAGCCCTTCAGTGCCCCCGGCTGGTGGAGCCGACGCCACTGCCTGCGGATGCCCCTCACGCTTTTCCCAATAGGAAGTCAGGGCCAGGCAAAACCTCTCTGTCTGGTGGGGtacagactgccagggaagactGGGTCCCAAAGCCACCACCTGCCTCTGTTGGCAGCATCAAGAGCGAGAAGACTCTTGGTGGAGGGCCTCTCAAGGCGGATGCAGAGAACAGAAAGGCAGTGGGGCCTGGTCCCCGGGATCTGGTGGATCACTTGCAAGGGATGCCCTTTGTCCTTGATTTGCCTTTCTGGAAATTACCCCGGGAGCCCGGGAAAGGGCTCAGTCAGCCTCTGGAGCCTTCTTCCATCCCCTCCCAACTCAACATCAAGCAGGCATTTTATGGGAAGCTTTCCAAACTCCAGCTGAGTTCCACCAGCTTTAATTATTCCTCCGGCTCCCCCCCCTTTCCCAAAGGCCTGGCCGGAAGTGTGgtgcagctgagccacaaagcaAACTTTGGTGCAAGCCACAGTGCGTCCCTCTCCTTGCAAATGTTCACCGACAGCAGCACAGTGGAAAGCATCTCGCTCCAGTGTGCGTGCAGCCTGAAAGCCATGATCATGTGCCAGGGCTGCGGCGCGTTCTGTCACGATGACTGTATTGGACCCTCAAAGCTCTGTGTATTGTGCCTTGTGGTGAGATAA
- the ASXL1 gene encoding polycomb group protein ASXL1 isoform X1, whose protein sequence is MSSTELNICGLKLREKSRQKVLENYSDAPMTPKQILQVIEAEGLKEMSGTSPLACLNAMLHSNSRGGEGLFYKLPGRISLFTLKKDALQWSRSPAVVEGEEPEDTADVESCGSNEASTVSGENDVSLDETSSNASCSTESQSRPLSNPRDSYRASSQQANKQKKKTGVMLPRVVLTPLKVNGAHVESASGFSGRHADGESGSPSSSSGGSPALGSAAIRGQAELARDPAPLLRGFRKPATGQMKRNRGEEIDFETPGSILVNTNLRALINSRTFHALPSHFQQQLLFLLPEVDRQVGTDGLLRLSSSALNNEFFTHAAQSWRERLADGEFTHEMQVRIRQEMEKEKKVEQWKEKFFEDYYGQKLGLTKEESLQQNVGQEEAEIKSDLRVSESTRPQRGPATRQRDGHFKKRSRPDLRTRARRNLYKRQEPEQAEIAKDTQSVALDIPLHKDGEAKTDATGVGSPHPPGTSSAASNPESPEFPAETVSSRLQPSPNDPACVSASPDRIPSLLQETVDQEPKDQKRKSFEQATSASFPEKKPRLEDRQSFRNTIESVHPEKPQPTKEEPKVPPIRIQLSRIKPPWVVKGQPTYQICPRIVPITESSCRGWTGARTLADIKARALQVRGARGHHCHREAATTAIGGGGGPGGGGGGATDEGGGRGGGSGDGGEACGHPEPRGAPSAPGERASDLQRTQLLPPCPLSGDHAQAETAVSRARREDLASLGKGKSCPLQKVLDGPNSGLEDAFQLPVVPTRDPPCQALPPLPSRIPEPERLVEQLVLHPEGRTECGSGTTAWERGDEEPAPTIPSENSPVRALERPIGLEEGTGQAPDSSSNPTMKDLVNVTPSSIPESSLASCLQDRLFDDESELDDSGPPTRESASRQENLKTEAPVSPGAAPWRPGLSNDEAAGQPEPDSREEVPSAKSQVREKWEKAAPLIPASPAGLTAEEGLDPPVCLASLWTVPSGCVDSGGSDCKQLDGDKPRVNGDLEALSPHSESTDTASDCEGHLSEDSSEAEPSAALGLKRSLVAEQGEKHNQNRCASLSKVNGNLSLVPRTDGMVAPQSWVSRVCAVPPKIPDSLLLASPEYQPRPVSLGRPTSSVEAANPLVMQLLQGHLPLKKVLPPAHGGSKPEPPRLPLTAEQSPGGSLGVGSLQDPGENRCGVGKSSPESLLPESCEASTGFARLEASQAPGAPLKMSKNAPSLDSLYPVTNPVAASGKAEVDFKEQLPPFSFEDQKEARDLSQCSISTAAPGVSLGNLTTSRAPLFSSPNAVSSGPDQAGRALGDQNSAGGQGKKLFGSKNTAAALQCPRLVEPTPLPADAPHAFPNRKSGPGKTSLSGGVQTAREDWVPKPPPASVGSIKSEKTLGGGPLKADAENRKAVGPGPRDLVDHLQGMPFVLDLPFWKLPREPGKGLSQPLEPSSIPSQLNIKQAFYGKLSKLQLSSTSFNYSSGSPPFPKGLAGSVVQLSHKANFGASHSASLSLQMFTDSSTVESISLQCACSLKAMIMCQGCGAFCHDDCIGPSKLCVLCLVVR, encoded by the exons AAGGATGCCCTGCAGTGGTCTCGCAGTCCAGCTGTGGTGGAGGGAGAGGAGCCAGAGGACACAGCTGATGTGGAGAGCTGTGGGTCTAATGAAGCCAGCACTGTGAGTGGTGAAAACGATG TTTCTCTCGATGAAACATCTTCGAATGCTTCCTGTTCTACGGAATCTCAGAGTCGGCctctttccaaccccagggaCAGCTACAGAGCTTCCTCACAG CAGGCAaacaagcagaagaaaaagacaggGGTGATGCTGCCTCGAGTTGTCCTGACTCCTCTGAAGGTAAACGGGGCCCACGTGGAATCAGCATCAG GGTTCTCGGGCCGCCACGCCGATGGCGAGAGCGGCAGCCCGTCCAGCAGCAGCGGCGGCTCTCCGGCCCTGGGCAGCGCTGCTATCCGTGGCCAGGCCGAGCTCGCCCGGGACCCTGCCCCGCTCCTAAGAGGCTTCCGGAAGCCGGCCACAG GTCAAATGAAGCGCAACAGAGGGGAAGAGATAGATTTTGAGACGCCTGGGTCCATTCTTGTCAACACCAACCTCCGGGCCCTGATCAACTCGCGGACCTTCCATGCCCTGCCGTCCCACTTCCAGCAGCAGCTCCTGTTCCTCCTGCCCGAAGTAGACAGACAG GTGGGGACTGATGGCCTGTTACGTCTCAGCAGTAGTGCGCTGAACAATGAGTTTTTCACCCACGCAGCTCAGAGCTGGCGGGAACGCCTGGCTGATG GTGAATTCACTCATGAGATGCAGGTCAGGATACgacaagaaatggagaaggaaaagaaagtggaacaatggaaagaaaagtTTTTCGAAGACTACTATGGACAGAA GTTGGGTTTAACCAAAGAAGAGTCATTGCAGCAGAATGTGGGCCAGGAGGAGGCTGAAATCAAGAGTGACCTGCGTGTCTCAGAATCAACACGACCACAGCGTGGCCCAGCCACCCGGCAGCGAGATGGGCATTTCAAGAAACGCTCTCGGCCAGATCTTCGAACCAGAGCCCGAAGGAATCTGTACAAAAGACAGGAGCCAGAACAAGCAGAGATCGCTAAAGACACACAGTCCGTGGCACTAGACATCCCCCTCCACAAGGACGGGGAGGCTAAGACCGACGCAACAGGGGTGGGCAGCCCCCACCCACCTGGCACGTCCTCCGCAGCATCCAACCCAGAGAGTCCCGAATTCCCAGCGGAAACTGTGTCCTCCCGGCTCCAGCCCAGTCCCAATGACCCAGCATGTGTCTCTGCGTCTCCAGACAGAATTCCCAGCTTGCTGCAGGAGACCGTGGATCAGGAACCCAAGGATCAGAAGAGGAAATCCTTTGAGCAGGCGACCTCTGCCTCCTTTCCCGAAAAGAAGCCCCGGCTTGAAGATCGTCAGTCCTTTCGTAACACAATTGAAAGTGTTCACCCCGAAAAGCCACAGCCCACCAAAGAGGAGCCCAAAGTCCCGCCCATCCGG ATTCAACTTTCACGTATCAAACCACCCTGGGTGGTTAAAGGTCAGCCCACTTACCAGATATGTCCCCGCATCGTCCCCATCACGGAGTCCTCCTGCCGGGGCTGGACTGGTGCCAGGACCCTTGCAGACAttaaagcccgtgctctgcaggtCCGAGGGGCGAGAGGCCACCACTGCCATCGAGAGGCGGCCACCACTGCCATCGGAGGTGGGGGTGGCCCGGGTGGAGGTGGCGGCGGGGCCACCGATGAGGGAGGTGGCAGAGGCGGCggcagtggtgatggtggtgaggcCTGTGGCCACCCTGAGCCCCGGGGAGCCCCGAGTGCCCCTGGAGAGCGTGCGTCAGATCTACAGCGAACACAACTACTGCCGCCTTGTCCTCTAAGTGGGGATCATGCCCAGGCCGAAACTGCCGTGTCCAGAGCCAGGAGAGAGGACCTGGCTTCTCTCGGAAAGGGGAAGAGCTGCCCACTGCAGAAGGTCCTAGATGGCCCCAACAGCGGGCTGGAAGATGCCTTCCAACTCCCCGTTGTACCCACTCGGGACCCGCCATGCCAGGCTTTGCCCCCACTGCCCTCTAGAATCCCAGAACCTGAGAGGTTAGTTGAGCAGCTTGTGTTGCATCCAGAAGGTAGAACTGAATGCGGGTCTGGTACCACTGCCTGGGAAAGGGGTGATGAGGAGCCAGCACCTACGATCCCCTCAGAGAACAGTCCTGTTCGGGCTCTGGAGAGGCCTATTGGATTAGAAGAAGGAACTGGCCAGGCTCCAGACAGCAGCAGTAATCCCACCATGAAGGATCTTGTGAACGTGACCCCCAGTTCCATCCCCGAATCATCCTTGGCCAGTTGCCTGCAAGACAGACTATTTGATGATGAATCAGAACTTGATGACTCTGGCCCACCCACAAGAGAAAGTGCTTCTAGACAGGAAAACTTGAAAACTGAGGCTCCTGTCTCCCCTGGTGCTGCTCCTTGGAGGCCTGGCCTGTCAAATGACGAGGCAGCAGGACAACCTGAGCCCGACTCCAGAGAAGAGGTCCCATCCGCTAAGTCCCAGGTCAGAGAGAAGTGGGAGAAAGCGGCCCCCCTCATCCCGGCATCGCCTGCGGGCTTGACAGCGGAGGAGGGTCTGGATCCGCCCGTCTGCTTGGCTTCACTCTGGACAGTGCCCTCTGGCTGTGTTGACAGTGGCGGCAGCGACTGCAAACAGCTGGACGGTGACAAGCCCAGAGTCAATGGAGACTTGGAAGCCCTGAGTCCTCACAGCGAGTCCACAGACACCGCCTCTGACTGTGAGGGCCACCTCTCCGAGGACAGCAGTGAGGCCGAGcctagtgcagccttggggctgAAGAGGTCCTTGGTGGCAGAGCAGGGTGAGAAACACAACCAGAACCGCTGTGCCTCGCTCTCCAAGGTGAATGGCAACCTGAGTCTGGTCCCCAGGACAGATGGGATGGTTGCTCCTCAGAGCTGGGTGTCTCGAGTATGTGCAGTTCCCCCAAAGATCCCGGACTCCCTGCTGCTGGCCAGTCCCGAGTACCAGCCGAGACCCGTGTCCCTGGGCAGGCCCACGTCCTCTGTGGAGGCTGCTAACCCCCTTGTGATGCAGTTGCTGCAGGGCCACTTGCCCCTCAAGAAGGTTCTCCCTCCAGCCCACGGCGGCAGCAAACCCGAGCCCCCACGACTCCCACTTACAGCAGAGCAGAGCCCTGGTGGCTCCCTGGGGGTGGGATCATTGCAGGATCCTGGGGAGAACAGGTGCGGAGTTGGCAAGAGCAGTCCAGAGTCTCTGCTACCTGAGAGCTGTGAAGCAAGTACCGGCTTTGCCCGGCTggaggccagccaggctcctgggGCACCTCTAAAGATGTCCAAGAACGCCCCAAGTTTAGACTCTCTATATCCAGTGACCAATCCAGTGGCTGCCTCTGGAAAAGCAGAAGTGGATTTCAAAGAGCAGTTACCTCCCTTCAGCTTTGAAGATCAGAAGGAAGCCCGTGACCTGTCCCAGTGCAGTATTTCAACTGCTGCCCCAGGTGTGAGTCTGGGAAATCTCACTACCTCGAGAGCCCCTCTTTTCTCATCTCCAAATGCGGTCTCCTCGGGTCCTGATCAGGCAGGTCGGGCCCTGGGGGATCAGAACAGTGCAGGAGGCCAAGGGAAGAAGCTCTTTGGCTCTAAGAACACAGCTGCAGCCCTTCAGTGCCCCCGGCTGGTGGAGCCGACGCCACTGCCTGCGGATGCCCCTCACGCTTTTCCCAATAGGAAGTCAGGGCCAGGCAAAACCTCTCTGTCTGGTGGGGtacagactgccagggaagactGGGTCCCAAAGCCACCACCTGCCTCTGTTGGCAGCATCAAGAGCGAGAAGACTCTTGGTGGAGGGCCTCTCAAGGCGGATGCAGAGAACAGAAAGGCAGTGGGGCCTGGTCCCCGGGATCTGGTGGATCACTTGCAAGGGATGCCCTTTGTCCTTGATTTGCCTTTCTGGAAATTACCCCGGGAGCCCGGGAAAGGGCTCAGTCAGCCTCTGGAGCCTTCTTCCATCCCCTCCCAACTCAACATCAAGCAGGCATTTTATGGGAAGCTTTCCAAACTCCAGCTGAGTTCCACCAGCTTTAATTATTCCTCCGGCTCCCCCCCCTTTCCCAAAGGCCTGGCCGGAAGTGTGgtgcagctgagccacaaagcaAACTTTGGTGCAAGCCACAGTGCGTCCCTCTCCTTGCAAATGTTCACCGACAGCAGCACAGTGGAAAGCATCTCGCTCCAGTGTGCGTGCAGCCTGAAAGCCATGATCATGTGCCAGGGCTGCGGCGCGTTCTGTCACGATGACTGTATTGGACCCTCAAAGCTCTGTGTATTGTGCCTTGTGGTGAGATAA